The nucleotide sequence TCAGAGGTGGCGTAAGCCCTATGATGTACTAGCAAAGGCCACATATGAAGAAATCACAATCCAGATTCATCTCACAAAGATCAATATGTAATGAAGATGTCACTAAAAGGTGACATGGTGTTGTAGATCATGGTAGAACAATTCAAGGTAATGTGACACACAAAGGAGAAGTCTCCATgagagacttgatcatatagaAGTATAATCGGGAGCTACTGATAGCTCCAATTTGATGAATAATATGATGATAAGAAGAGCTATGAAGAGTGAatttcatggtaccgcagaggtggatcTTCCATATGTATATTGAATCTTAcattggatgaaagccttagtcatcaaCATATAAGGGTTGTATATCACTAAGGGAAAATTTTATATGTAAGTACTAGTGATCCCATGGGGAGAGGGGTAGACTTAATCATATAGAGATGATCAGAGTAACTAGAGAGTTAGACTTCTCTAAAGTTCATATTTACTTAAGAGAGTCGATTAAGTCATATAACaaagccgagtaagcgaacgttaatACCAATGAAGCAAAAGAAATTAGAATCAACATGAGCCTTGCAAAATGATAGCGAAGGTCATACATAGGAGTTACAGTTCATCTTTTCATCAACCAAGGGGAACTACTTAGATGATAAAAAAGTGTTAAATTAGGTGGTCGAAAGGGACGAGTAAGTAACAATAGGTCTAGAGAGACTTAGTTACCCAAAACTAAGTATCGATTAGAATAAatgtggactcgaaggagtgctATAGTGCTGCAAAGGTGGATGTATTGATCGTAAAAAGGGATGCAAATGTGAAGCAATAGATTGTTGGGCTATGGGTATAGCAACACCATGTTGTTGGGAAACCTAGGGCAATATCATATACACagcaaaagaatagaaaataaaaatcctagatTTCTCACAAAAAATAGTTTCTCATCGTCATGTGAAAAATGATGCATTAAAAAATGTAAAATTGAAAAACTATGCGTATATGAaatatgtgttacctagggagatcatatatccctaagaaCCTGtaaatctgtaggagaggatgaaagatgTCAATTGTCCTcatctttagtggtgatccacatggcaagcgctacaaagatgctcctcaaatcactacacaATCCTCATTTCCAAGTACACCACACGGTCAAGAAGGGGctgacccttcttgctatccacatgccctAAACTGGGGATGTTCGCTAAGGAGGAGAGGAGTGTAGGAGATAGTAGCCAAAAATGGTCTAACTTATACCAgtttagttccctcttatttatagaagtCTCTATCAACTTAATCATAAAGGATCCTGACattttgggtattgaatctctatccaactacccaagcctcttagaataGTGGATTTCTAcctaataatatctcattggctcttattggatcttatccacaagattcAATAATTGACGGGGttcttggatatccaataagataggggctccaatggatatctcatatctgaacctctactcgtcgtaacacctaccatatgtgtatgactctctaggccaatatcgagctgatcgtAGGTCGTgcttatcaaaactccttctggctcaataaattattatcttcataataattcacttgatttatcaactacgaacgtactaggccaagaTATCGTAGTCCCCAAGAGATACAGAAGAAttcaatctattggacttgtttatcctcaattattatgtatctatagtccctcatttatctaatatcctaaagactgtattccgggcatggtgctgtcaggcttatacggtttctactcgagttatgctctaatcagattctctcagagaactctttctctctcaatcagaatgaccctaactagggattttcttgagcaagaatacatatgatattccttttatgacaccgatagtggatgatcctctatcgacacttaattgccctcataaggttagctactactcccgatgactagttgtgctaaatttggaacttccagacctataagtctggtattaaggagatgagtactcatatatgatattcttggtatctcaagtctaagaaccagatacaccattgtgatgatggaatcactatctgatagtgagatatcatcaaccatccataaTTTCGTGAACGAAtcgatcaatgaacttattctccaatgagcatctacatTGAATTCTatgtgtccccacataagcagccATGAGAtcaaccacctccatcatatagacaggtATATAACATATCGGTTTGTCTGGTtatcttaatgtccctctcaaataacctatgaccaagattatttatggtttgtgtttaaaggtaagtcggtctcattatcgtgatctcatcatactCAGACTCCCAATGCAcaatactagtcataggtgtcctacaagctaattaagtgagtgatgacacatgtaatATGATATGtactatttttgcttattattattgtagtattttctcactttatcttatttgatgcataaaaatattatgatattcatgaatctatataatcataattagatcgtgatgagatcatgataataagaccaattcacctttaaacataaaatctaaataattttggtcataggttactcgagagggacatcgagatatcgagataactagacagactcgtgtgctgtatacccatccatatgatgaaggtagttggtctcatagctgctcgtgtggggatactagggctataatataggtgctcattggagaattagttcactaattgattcgctcatggaatgttggataattgatgataccttattgtcaaacaacaattttgtcatcccagtggtgtacatgatccttaaacttgagacataaaggatgtcctgtatgaacactccgctctttgataccagacttataggtttggaagtttcaaatctaggacAACCGATCATCAGAAGTAGTAGCCAactttacgagagctattgagtgttgatagaggatcattccctctcagtattatgagagaaatatctcatgtgttcttgcttagacaaattcttagccaaggtcatttggattgggagagaaagagttctctgagagaatccaattaaagcgagactcaaggagaaactgtataggcctgacagcaccatgtccggtatatagtctctaggatattagatggataaggaactataggtacatgataaccgaggatagataggtccaaaggattggatttccctatatcgtctaaggactgcgacgtagtgacctagtatgtctgcaatcgatgagttgagtgaattattatggagataataattcactaagctagaaggagttttgacatgtatgactcacgactaactcattattaggcctagagggtcacacatatatggtaggtgctgcaacgagtagaggttgagatatccgttagagcccttatcatattggatatccaataagtccataAATTATTGAATCGTATAGAtgtgatccaataagagtcaatgagagattatttggtagagaccccataatctaagaggcttgggtagttgaatgaagatccaatacccaatatggtaggatctattACGGTtaggttgataggggacctctataaacagGAAGGAACCAAAAGGCCATAGGCTAGGTTCTTTTTAGGTACCACCTCAATTCCAGACCAAtattgcttagttaatgtcttaaattatcgtagttgaaccttaagttgagttagaattaagagataatcccactaacttagttaggggccaattgagctggTTGAAAAGCTCATTCAGCATCCGAAGTCAcgaccaacggtggcaccgcctgagactCAGTCTCTTAGGtgctctgggcggtggtaccgccaacaaTTATTACCTTCAAAGCGATGGTTATCGtcttatcaggcgatggtaccgtcagaccgagcggtggtaccgtctagtgtcagtTTGCAAGCGGTGGTGCCACccaataatagcggtggtaccatcagtatcTTGGAAAtatgagatgagacacttttttattCTAATTTTGAAGATATTGGAACATATAAATACTCTGAAATGGTACAAAATTATCaataatatcttgaagtcttgggatgttaaaagtgttgtaaaagtgataaaagtcctccttctccctttctagtgttgtgatagAGATGTGagccttgtaaaggttatctcataAACCCGTAAAAatgagaaagtactgtaaagaaggtggttggtcttcgcccattgaagaaagaccattagtggacgtcgatgacctcgacgaagaatgaatcaaaagtagatgtaggtcacaatgattgaaccactataaattccgatgtgcttatttctattttgctttttACTACTGCTATTGTTTTTAAATTAACTGctagtttatttattttaaagtcAAGCATTTTTCGAAATTAGTTTTCAACTAacgaatatcttacaaaatcgatgatttttctGCTAGTGCAGCTTTTAGTGCTGCTCTCGATGATTTTTCATCATCCTCAATTATGCATATCATTTGATGTTTCACAAATTTTCAGTAATAGAGCttcaaattaataaatattttaatttgctacaaattttcaataataaTAGAATTCAACTGATAGTTACACAGACATTATCCAATAAAGGCTTCAAATTAATTCAAATAAACAAGCAATTACTGAACATCTTTTTTCTGTAAAGAGTGAGGACCACCGTTTAAAAGAATTGCATAAATAAAGCTAAAAAAttgtaaattaaaaaagaaaaagtaaaacaCTTTCTTCTAGTTTCTTATTGGAGGTTACTTGAACTTTGTCGTGCCATTGTTCTGGTGGATTTCATCCTTGCATTCACCAGGAGTCTCGTGGATCTGTATTTGCTCGGCTGACCTTCATTCCTAATGATCCTTGCATATTACAATGAGCCTCAGTCGACATCTAACCACAGCAACTCTAAAATCCCGTGGTTAATATCCCTCAATTCAATTGATTTTTCCCACTGAAAACATATTCTTGCTACAAGAAACTCTAGATCTGGAACAGTGAAACCCAACCATAGATGAACTAAGCAGTGGCAAGCAACCTTGATTCGTATATCACACTGGAAGGCTACTCATAAACCATCAGAGTTTCATATCTGTAAATTGCAAGTATACTTTCCACCGCAACGAGGGTGCTATTCCTGCTGAAGCTGAATCTGGTTCAACCTGTTAAACCATATGGAATGCAGAATCATGTGGAAAATGTCGTGCTTGAGTGGCTTTGCATGCCAAAGAAAGTGCTTCTGCAACTTCTGTACACAAGTGTGCATCCTGATGTATCGCCTGAGAGAAATTCCTAGTAGTATGTTCTTTAAGTTAGGTATGTCCTTCTCAGCTACAACCACAGAGAACGCACTCCAGTCTAACAATTCCTCAAAAGGAAGCACAAAATTGTCTGCTATTATCACCGGAACACATTCATAATATATAGACTCAACGATCCTCGGGCTGTTCACTTCGTATCCCATGGGACAGATACAGAACTTGCTTGCTTTCATATGCTGGACATATGACATTTGCCTTGAAACCCTGTTTGGAAGGGGTCCATAGATTCTCATGTCTTCATCTTTATCACCCCAGTACTTCAGAAGGATTGGTCTGACCCTCCCATGCATGTTCCCAGCAAAAAAGGCTAGAATAGATCGTTGGGAGACACGGTTCCCACCCACATATCTAAGCGGCTTCTTCGGATCTCTGATGGTTGTTTCCGGAAGGGAAACATCCCTGCCACGGATAAATATACCTTCTGAAGCATCAGAATTGCACAGAGCTTTGATTGTGTTTTTACACAGTTCTTCATGTTGAGTGGTGGTGTAAGGCCCCTGTACAAAACTCGATGGAAAACGGGGTCATAGCTGTTATTGCAGAAACATGATCAAGTGAACTTTATATAAGATACTGATACAGTGATTTACATACTCGTGCTTAGAATTGTGAAGTCATGAATATATTATTCCATCCACAGATCTCCAAAACATCAATTAAACAAAAAAAGATACACATTTGTGGCATAAAAGACAAGGCATCTCTCTCCAAAACTCTATTATGAACTAATTCAAACATATGTTACATGAATAAGTCTTAACATCAAGCATATGAATTTCACACCCACTATGTATTATTTTCTCAATCTACACCCACAGTGACTTTTCTTTTGGACATCCAAACTCCGTGAAATAATGTTTGCAAAGGACATAAGCTAGATTTTATCAAACTATGATATTACCCAATAGAAGTCATTTCCGAACTTGCCGTCATTAAACCTGTAATTGATAAGGTATAATGGAACTCTAGAACTGACAAAAAAGAATCACTAAACTTGATGCATACAAAGAAAATTTGGAATTGAACAAGATAAGCAGAACAGGGAACATCACACATGATGCCTAACAAGAGTTGATCATATAGAATTTTAAGAATcttcaacaatttttttttgcaaaggCAGAATATTTAAAATTGACACTAGTGAATACATACCCAGTCATGGCAGGCAACTAGAAAATGATCTGCCCCTCTAGTCTTATTCCAGAAAGGAAACATTGCAGCTATACCATTCACATAGTCCCTTAAAAAGAGTGATAAGGGCCTCAAGTTGTGTGAGTTGGGCACATAAAGGGCAAGCTCTAGCTGGCGTGCACTATATGGTAGATAGAACAGATGAGCTTTACTTGGATCCCTGGTGGTATATTGCCTGTTCTCCTCCATCAATTTCATAAACCATCCTTCAGAAGCGTAAATGCCTCTGAGTTCTGGTGTGTGGAAAATGGGTGTTGGCCCATCCTGATAGATGTAGACCTTAAGCATTCTTTCCATCAGTTCGTAGCTCCTGAAAGCATATCAATTTAAGGATTGTT is from Musa acuminata AAA Group cultivar baxijiao chromosome BXJ1-6, Cavendish_Baxijiao_AAA, whole genome shotgun sequence and encodes:
- the LOC135677795 gene encoding probable glycosyltransferase At5g03795, whose amino-acid sequence is MAALDLRAAARRPRRGRTMSHWRRRITAVALLSSAVTALLAFTMPYPLALGLIFPLGPLSSAGTSFDEYEPLPPSPSLVRVKPNEPAVSTSNSVSSSSLFAPPQVLRNRIEPPPVVRKRSKRRRSKRREPPPVVRNVDLPARKSNPSDVKVPSLRREPAYWRMAPEEALRLAKREIQNPPVVLDDPDLYAPLFKNVSVFKRSYELMERMLKVYIYQDGPTPIFHTPELRGIYASEGWFMKLMEENRQYTTRDPSKAHLFYLPYSARQLELALYVPNSHNLRPLSLFLRDYVNGIAAMFPFWNKTRGADHFLVACHDWGPYTTTQHEELCKNTIKALCNSDASEGIFIRGRDVSLPETTIRDPKKPLRYVGGNRVSQRSILAFFAGNMHGRVRPILLKYWGDKDEDMRIYGPLPNRVSRQMSYVQHMKASKFCICPMGYEVNSPRIVESIYYECVPVIIADNFVLPFEELLDWSAFSVVVAEKDIPNLKNILLGISLRRYIRMHTCVQKLQKHFLWHAKPLKHDIFHMILHSIWFNRLNQIQLQQE